The Chiroxiphia lanceolata isolate bChiLan1 chromosome 4, bChiLan1.pri, whole genome shotgun sequence genome includes the window GAAATCTGTAGATCTGTGTGAGGCAACCACTGAAggtgaaatatattaaaattttgaaGTTGTTAATTGGATATTGCATGTAGCTGGGTACTTCCCATTTTGTCCTCTTATCAGATTCTTTTTTTAGATTATCGAAATTTCTTAAACCAATAAATCCTGTTTCAAGTGAAGTAATTATAGAATAGGAAACTGTATCTTACAGATACTATGTAAGTAGCTATTCCAATTTATCACTTATTGCATGATTGCCAGGGCTAATTTCAACAAGAGGAAATTGTCTGTATCAATAATTTCAACTAGAGTCCCTTAAAATTACATTATGGATAAAACAAAGTGTGTCCTGTGGATGGATGTTTGtgctttccttttgaaatttgTTTCACAGATTTGGGGTCAGTAATCCTCTCTGGGGATCATATAGGGCAATATAAAATGGTCTAAGTaatttttgcaaagcaaagattaaaaaaacaacccctaACTTCTCATCATCCTTCTGGAAATTTAGAAGGGAGGACTATCCAAAGGTCAGATTAGAAGAGTGCAGGCCACTTCCCCTCGCTACCTTTACTATCACCAAACAGATGTATTGTTTCAAGTTACCATAAAGTACAGAGAACTTTCAGGTACTAAAGATGTACTCAATGTAGAACTGATGATGTGCAAGGGATAGTTACAGTTTGTGTCATCTCATAACACTGAGAAAAGAATTGAACATGAGCAGAATAGCTTATGCTGGTCACCAGTGGAGGAGTTCGTGTTATGCACTGCTAaaactttgggggttttttgcaggtcaaataaaaatcagtttgtatttgttttgtagCATCTTGTTCATTCTTTCTCCTTgatgatatttttcttcaatattaAGGCTTTCCTGAAAAGACTGGAAGCGGTGAAACCAACAGCTGGTATGAGACGTTCTGAACAACTGAGGGACTATCACCGCCAGATGAGTTATCTGAGTTCTTCACCTTCTGTAAGAAGGGCTAAATCTCCTTTCACCCAGCTTAGTCCTCCAAGTAAGTACTTCGAAGTTGCAGATTATTGCATTTCTATgcatgtgtttttcttcttatagtTCAGAATTGTGAAGCACTTACTGTTAAGAATAGCAAATATGTTCCTTTCTCTGTTGTCTTTAGATTGATCATTTATCACACAGGAATcattaaagtgattttttttttaatcataccAAATATATCATGACTATATGCATTGTTTTGTTGCCCTCCTAGATTTCTAATAAATTATCTTGTCCCAGAAGAAAAAATCCCTGTTGTAGTGTGTTCCTAATTTTGCCGGTATTGAAAGGAGAatgggggggggttggaaccTAACCAAAACACCCACAAAAACCTCAATGAAGATTCAAATTCTCATTTAGAAAATGTAGATCTACTGATAGTAGCcttgtttttctcagaaattgTGTGTGTAAGATTTGGAAGTAGGTAATGTGTCCCTATAGACCCATGTATGTTGGGTTAAAAGAACCACAGGCCTGAATTCTTTGTCCTGGTCATTTACAAACAACTCATAACACTTTGGGTTTGTATTCAATTTACTGTGAtttgtttgggagtttttttctgtaaactaTGGTAATGACCATTGCAGTAGTAACAAGCATGAAGTTTTCTGTTGTACTGAGCACAAGCATTCTCCCTTTGTGTGTTAACAGGAGGAACTTCAAGATTATCCACTGTACAAAGTACACTGAGCCAGAGAAACGAAAAGCCCATGTCTGATTTAGCCAGTGGGGTATTACAGAGACCTAAACCCACTAATGTCCGTGCTGCTTGGTTGTAAGTGTGTTCTTTGCCTCGCATTCTGATATGATCCTCAGACTTCTATTTTTAGTGCTTTTGTAAATTCTatgtgcaaaaatatttctgcattgttCAGTGATTACAATGCACTGCATTTAATATAATCGCTTATAAAATGTTTCTAAGTGAACACTTTCCCttattcagtgttttccatgAGAGGAAGAACTTAGGAAAGAGAGGGAGATATCTAAATGGacaaattaaatagaaatttaactattattttattctcagaAGTGGAATTTGTATCTGTCACATGGAAGGACAGAATTACTGCACTATAGGTGCAAGatgtaaataaaatctttaaaatgttaataatacTTTAAATACTGCATTAAATTCATAAGTATATGCTTCATTCCTGGATTGTCCTTGCTTTTCATCCTGGCTTTATGTAAGCCTTCTGAAATTTGTGGGTCATGTTCTTGTGACTGAAAGAATCTGTCACAGCAGTGTGAAGGGGTGCAAAGCAGATTGTGTATTCCTGCATGGTGAGCTAGAATACTGAGGCTGCAGAAGATGATGTTTTACCACTCTTAAACATTTGACACCTGGAGTATGTTTCGTATGCAAGGCTATGTCTCTTCCAGAATTAAAAGGATTTGGGAAGTTGTATTGGATTTTGGAAGATGTATTGGGACATTTGTGTAGGAAAGAAGCATCTGATATTACTTGAACAAGGGTGAAGACTGAAGTGAACAGCAGTTTCAGATTCAGTGTAAACAAGAATAAGCTCTAGTTCTCAACCTAAAGAATAATATTAAGCAAGGGAAATACTTCATGGCCCTGCTTTTGCAGATGCTTGCTCTTCTCAGTGGGAAGATGCAAACTTGAACTGCAGGAAACATCTTCGATATTTGATTTTGAGAGTGACTACTAACCAAGatttagaaacaaaagcagTAGAAAGCAGTCTTGTTATGCTTCTTAAGctgtttttaaatgtcacatTCATACCAAATATTTATCTTAATGTCAGATAAGCTCCAGTAGCAACATCATTTACAAGGGGAGTAAAATCTAATGGACTTGGTAATCACAAATAGTAGGTGGTGTGGTTTATTTCTATACATAAAGGCAAACTTTCAGTGAGCTTGTTTTGTAGGAATGTAGCCATATAATAGGAGCATAAATTGTGATGCCGTTGTCTGTGGATATTGCTGAAACCTTGCTTGCTTTCCCAGCTTCTTCCCAGGAGAGATACAAGAAATGTCTATATTGTGAATAAAGAATATTTGGTAATGCTGGGTCTTAGCCCTATGACAAGAAAAGTTTATTATTCTTTGCTAGTGCTTGCATGAGGGCTTAGGCTTTTGGGTATTCTGCATTGTAACACACTTTTTACTTGGTCCTCTGTGATAgtttggcagagctgctgcacttGGTGACCTGCAGATCAAATTTAGCTGTTTGACAATATTTGAACTTCTAACTTTAAGCAACATTGAGGCAAACAGATTTGTACTGCGATTATTTTTCATGGATAGGAACTGTAAGGTTTTGTATAGTactgctgtatttatttttattattgtgcTAATTAAAATTACTCATACTTTAAGGTTTTTGTCCTTGAATCTGAGTATCAGAGTCACAGCTTAAATACTTCTGAATATGATAGTTTTTTTGATTACTTTCAATCGCTTCATCTTATTTAACTTTGGTATGAAAAACTGTCAATTTTGTATGTCGTTTGTAAatcataagaaataaaatatttaacatgaaCTGCTGTTGCAGTGGCTTCTTTAAGAATTTTATAAATGGTATTAAGATGCAAAGGATGTTGAATAGCTTGGCACatagaaaaccagaaaaaacacagGTTTCCCAGTGTTCAAGTATTAGATGTAAGGGAATAATGGTTTTGTCACAGGCTTTAGCCTGCATAGTTTGCCTGTGACCAGGTATTGCAAAAGTCTGAAAGGAGTAGTATCAATTAACTGTGAGTTCAAGTAGAAATTAGAGACCATCTGCATAGTCTTCTAATTTCCAGGCTTTCAGAGCTTAGAGCTGCATTTTAGGTTACACTTCCAGCAAGTGTTACACTGAGTGCCACaggctcagggcagagctgctttcaGGGGAATGGTTAATTCATCGACACTTTTGAACTCTGATCACAAGTATCTTTATGGAGACTGCTGCCTGCAATCTGCCACAGCATATGTACTGGCATTCAAGCAGAAATAAACAGCCATTTAcctttaaatgttttctgtctattttctttcatgtaagGCCTCTTACCCCAGTGGAAGTTTCCTGCATTGATACTCCTCACATTCCTTTTTAATAGCCTTTATTCCTCCCTCTAcgtttagggtttttttcctttttcttttctggaatgCAACTTCTTTCATTTATACTTCCAAGTAAGTTTCTTTGTGTCCTCTTAATTGTCTTATCCATTCATAAATACACTTTCCCCCCACTGTTTGGTACCTCTGCCTATTACAGTCCATCATTGTCTCTGCCATCTTTGTAGCCAACTTCGATCTTCTCTAACGTCCAAATGCCATTTGCAACCTAATCAGTGAGCTAAATGTAAAATGGAGAGTTGGAGTGTGTTAGCAGGCTTCTCATAAGGAACCATTAGGAATGTgtagaggaaggagaaaaggaagagaagtgaAACTGGCAGCTAAAGCTTTTAAGGAAGACTAATGCACTTTGAAAActagtagaaatattttcttcacaaatttATGGTTTGATAGATTGTGACCATGGTTATTTacaatgggaaagaaaacagaccaGATAGCTAGAAAAGCAGCTGTTCAAGATAGTGACCATGAAAAAAGGGAGATGTAACAATCAGGCCAGGTTTTGTCTTGggacaaataatttaaatttggttaatttaaaaacagtctatcttttttttttggaccatttttttccccaaatgctTCAGTTCTTCAGGTGGATAGATAGTTTCCAGACACTGTTTAGTGGTCTGTACCTGCCTTCAGGGAGAACAGAACTGCTGGTCGAAACCTGTGGCAGACACGCAGAGCCTGTCATGCCAAGGGACAGAGAGCCAGAACCACCTGCATCTGACAATAAATGTTTCAAATATAGAAGAGGGATAACTGGGAGGCATACATATGAAGTAGTAAAagatgaaactgaaataaaaatttatttgatgATTACTTGCTTAGTCTTCCCCTTTGGCCAGGTTGTCCagagttgtggatgccccagccctggaagtgttcaaggccaggttcgatggggccctgagcaacctggtctagtggaaggtgtccctgcccatggcagggggttggaactaggtcatctttaaggtctcatccaacccaaaccatgctctcgttctatgattcttttcCTAGGTGGATATGTACcaaatttttgtttatatatagCCAAACTTAACAACTGCAATAGCTACAACTCACTCTCTCTTCTTTGCCTGATTGAACAGCCTATTCTTCAGTGAGTTCACAACCATGCAGCATCTAAAGTTTAAAAACTGTATTGAGCGTGTTCTAATCTCACTGGTAATTAATAGCTCAGTGTGTTCATAATGGTGTAGTTGAAAGTGTAGTTATTTTAACAACTCGTGAGTATCCCACTCTAGAATActttttcaagtaaaataaGCAGCAATGACTTCACTATTCAACAAGGACACACCTCAAAGTTAAGGATAACATAAATTATCAAAGCAGCTAAGACTATATGGAAGCTTATCTCTAAGATAACTGGCTGCAGTACCCTCAAACTCAGTCCACTTGGTTTTGCAACTGTAGAATTATCAATAACTGCTTCACCTACTCTAAAGCTCTGTTGAAAAAACTTTAAAGAGACAGTCACTAACAGTGTGCTGATTAGCACATCACCTTAGAAGACACATGCTTGTAATGTGTTCAGTGtactgaaaacaacagaaaaaagttcattaatatattaatttatttcatttcagttttagttCAATTGAACCTCAAAGCAGACAACTTTTTGCTTTGTCACAATACAGGGAACTTTTGAAACACTTTATTTCCATATTCTACAAAGAATGGTTGAAAAATCAGATTATGGTCTCAACCATATAACTGTGTAATTTGTCAGTGAAGAGGCTGCAGTTAGGAACTCAGCCTAGTGCTTCAATATAGTTTATAGTTCCAGACATTTTCACGTAGTATCATTAAAAAATAGAGctttagaagaaaacatgattttaattCATGTTATATCATCACACAGTTGGGTACCTAGAGACATTGCTTAAtaccataaatatttatgacaaTCTATTAAGAATTCACATTATTAGATTTCAGACTAGATATAGACCACCCAAGTCTTGTCTCTAGACAAAATCTACTACCTGCAGTTTGAAGTATAATATATACACAGGTTCCAATACAAATGCTGGAGGAATTGTCATACAAAATGTAGCTGTGATGTAGTggacaatttttaaataattgcatCCTCATCTCTGCCAGATACGTTACtcaaattttattctgtttccctaggaaatattttgttgtcCATTACATCACAagagcacattttaaaaaaaaaagttgattgAGAACAATTGAACTACTACATTATGATGTTCAGTTTTAGACGTACTTCTTGATTTCATCATAAAGTACTAATACAAAAGCTCCACCCATGCCTCTCAACACATTCGACCAGGCACCTTTGAAGAACGCTTTGGATCCTTCATCTTTAGCTATCTTCTTCCAGCAATCAATTGTGCCCTTATACATAATATCAGCTGTGGAAACAAACATAAAGGTCATAAGGCTTGAAGTTATACAGCAAATACGTTTCAACTTCCCCATCTTTAAACCAACAAGGAATAAGCAAAGTATAGCCCAGAATTTAAGTAATCAATAAGGAAAAGTAATTCCCCACGTGGAAATCAAGTAATTTCTCAGTCCTTTAAGTCAACGTGACAGAAATAACCAACAATGTGTTTCCCGTGGGTTGTTTTTAAAGGATTCCATTAAGAAGGTCATTAGTTTtccataagagaaaaaaatacctagTATCTCCCATCTTATCTCAATGAAGAGATACTTTCTGCTGCCAGAATACCATAGGAGCATTTATTCTTACCTCCCTTTCGGCCAGACTGCATCATCATCCTACGTCTCACAGTATCAAAAGGGTAAGAAACCAGCCCTGCCACTGCAGTGACACTCTGGGCAATCATCCAGCTCACTACGATATGCACATTCTTTGGATCAGGCAACATACCTGTCATCAAGAACAAATGAGCAGAGTCAGAACAGAGGGAAAGGGTTGTGGGAAAGATGGTTGTGGAAGGAACAATCACCCACCAACCCCAGGAGTCAATCCAAAACCAAGGCATCTGCTCAGAACAGCAACTTGAGGGAGGCAGGAATGCATGTCAGAAACACCTGTGTGTTCTAGCACTGCACTCTGAACTGGTACTGAGCCAAGCCCTGCCTGTCCTTGTACTGCCAAGTGCTCTAGAGTGCCTTTACTGGATGGATCTTCCCTTGCAGTCACTCCTCCATGCACTTCTTACCCTTGGCCGTGTCGTACACCCCAAAATAGGCTGCTCTGTAGATGATGATGCCCTGGACAGACACGCTAAATCCTTGATACAGGCCCCTCAAGCCATCAGACTTAAAGATCTTCATAATGCAGTCGCCCAGCCCAGAGAACTCCCTCTCTGTAGCTCCTTTGCCCACATCAGCCGCCAGCCGGGTCCTGGCGAAATCCAGCGGGTAGACGAAGCAGAGGGAGGTGGCTCCCGCGGCACCCCCAGACGCGAGGTTCCCTGCGAAGTAGCGCCAGAACTGCTTGTGCCTGTCCACTCCGCCCAGGAAAATCTGCTTGTACTTGTCCTTGAAGGCGAAGTTGAGGGCCTGGGTGGGGAAGTACCGGATGACATTGGCCAGGTTGCCTCTCCAGAAGGAAGCGATGCCTTGCTCCTTGGGGATGCGGACTATGCAGTCCACGATGCCCTTGTACTGCTTATCGGCCGTGATCTGTTTGCTGGCATGCTGGACCTGCAcgggggagaaggaggaggacgGGACGGTAGAAAGAGGGCACGGCAGGAGTGACCCCGCACGCTGAAGGGCAAAGACGGGGCCGGCCCAGCTCCCGCCACCCCGAGGCGGTGCTGAAGGTCCCGGGCAGTTCCCGCGTAACCAGAGCCGGCCGAGCTCCTTCCCATATTTAGTCACGTCGGGCAGTGCCCGCCGCGCCGGCACCACCTGTGGCGCGGCCCCACCGCCCGCCCCCCACTGCccctcacctgcagcagcaacTTCACTCTCTCGATGGGGGCGACAGCCGTCTTGGAGACGGCGGCGGCAATCCCGCCGGCCAGGAAGTCCTTGACGAAGCTGAGTGCTTGGTCTCCCATTCCGCGAGCCGGTCCGACACCCCCACCCGGAGAGAGGCAACGACCGCGCACTTCCCCACCCGGCCGGCCAAATGGTCCCCCTCCCCGCGCCGCCGCTCTTATACCTCGCGGCCTCTCGCGATAGGAGGAGGCACCCCCCGGGGCGCAGGCATTGGCTGAGCCCCCTgggcccgcccccgccgcgtcccccggggccggggccgtgAGGGGCGCGCGGCCCGGGACGTTTAAAGGGCAAATTAAAGTTATCTGGGGCTGCCGGGGAACGCGGCGTCGGAGCATGTGCCCGCTGTATTAATAGCACAGGAGGGGACACGGGCAGCTGGCAGGAGCGCTCCAGGCCGAGTTAACCGTTCCGTGCAGGCAGAAGGCAGTGGCTGGGGGATGGGGGGAGCAAGGGGGCTTTAAGCCTTGGCTCGTGTGCGTGGAGTCACACAGAGAGGGGTGAGGGGCACACGGATGTCGTGCCCTACAGCAAGGCTCACCAGGGTTGCACTGTCAGCTTGGAAGGTGGTGCCGTGTTCGTGAGCATCAGTGACCAGGAATGGGCTTGGGCCTCTCAAGTCAAGGCCAGAGAGCGACTTCGTGTTTTATGCACTGTCTGAAGTTGCAGGCATCGAGGTTTTTAAATACCCAACATGGTCCAGGATGGCTTTCCCAAGGAGGAGACAACCTGCCCTCCTGCACTGTACCCCCATTTCAACCCTGCAAGGTCAGACCCTCACAAAAGTCTCAGTCAGTCCCCtctgaaggagggaaggaggggaaaggactCTGGGAAGCACAAACGTGCTTAAGTTGCTTGACTCACACCACGTGtgaaagaagaataaagacTGTAGCAAAATGCTGCCTTCATGCACAGTCTGGTTCTTAAGGAAACAGTTGAGTCTCAAATGAAGATTACATGGTTTATTCATTAGTTTCCCTGTTTCACAGAGTCgtcaaggttggaagagacctttgagatgatcaagtccaaccatcaacccagcatCTCTCATCTGTTCTTTCTGGCTGACCCCCATAAGAAAGCAAGAGCTTATGACTGGTTGGGTGAATTGGTTGTGTGGAATAATTACATGAAAGGCAATGCAGCAAGCTGTAGATGCATACCTAGAACTTTGCCTTAAAAAGCCATTAAGATGTGCCCCTAGGATAATGTTACACTGAAAAATTCATAAAGTAATGGGTCTGCTTTGATTTGGTAATATGGTATCAATAATGAAGATAGGATCCATCTTAATGTAGGTATGAAAAGATTAGCTGTCCCACTAGGTGACATTCTCTTCAGGACAGCAGATGTCTTCTCACTGATGTGTTTGTTAGCATAAGTCAATGAGACAGTAAATTTGATCCCTCATCTCTCTCGCCCTCTGTCACTCTGTCTGTTGAGGTAGAGGTCTCTTCTCATGAGCCACAGCTCTGAGAAGCAGATAAC containing:
- the SLC25A4 gene encoding ADP/ATP translocase 1, with protein sequence MGDQALSFVKDFLAGGIAAAVSKTAVAPIERVKLLLQVQHASKQITADKQYKGIVDCIVRIPKEQGIASFWRGNLANVIRYFPTQALNFAFKDKYKQIFLGGVDRHKQFWRYFAGNLASGGAAGATSLCFVYPLDFARTRLAADVGKGATEREFSGLGDCIMKIFKSDGLRGLYQGFSVSVQGIIIYRAAYFGVYDTAKGMLPDPKNVHIVVSWMIAQSVTAVAGLVSYPFDTVRRRMMMQSGRKGADIMYKGTIDCWKKIAKDEGSKAFFKGAWSNVLRGMGGAFVLVLYDEIKKYV